One region of Juglans regia cultivar Chandler chromosome 4, Walnut 2.0, whole genome shotgun sequence genomic DNA includes:
- the LOC109006741 gene encoding disease resistance protein RPV1-like, producing MATSGAASSSPSTYDVFLSFRGEDTHNNFTAHLHNALNQRGINTYLDEQLRRGEEISPALFKAIEESKISILVLSENYASSTWCLAELKKILECKRTRQQIVIPIFYLVDPSKVWHQRKSFGQALTKHEDRFKDDHMKMQKWKESLKEVAKLSGFHLKKEGY from the coding sequence TCGTCCCCTTCAACTTACGATGTATTCTTGAGTTTTAGAGGAGAAGATACTCACAACAACTTTACTGCACACCTTCACAATGCTTTGAATCAAAGGGGAATCAATACCTACTTAGATGAGCAGCTTAGAAGGGGAGAGGAAATTTCACCAGCACTTTTCAAAGCCATTGAAGAGTCGAAGATTTCCATTCTTGTGCTATCGGAAAATTATGCATCGTCCACTTGGTGCTTGGCCGAGCTTAAGAAGATCCTTGAGTGTAAGAGAACAAGACAACAAATTGTTATACCGATATTTTACCTCGTAGATCCGTCGAAGGTATGGCATCAGAGAAAGAGTTTTGGACAAGCATTGACTAAACATGAAGACAGATTTAAGGATGATCATATGAAGATGCAGAAATGGAAGGAATCCCTAAAAGAAGTGGCCAAGTTGTCTGGATTTCATTTAAAGAAGGAAGGGTATTGA